In Scophthalmus maximus strain ysfricsl-2021 chromosome 21, ASM2237912v1, whole genome shotgun sequence, one genomic interval encodes:
- the ackr4b gene encoding atypical chemokine receptor 4b: MMEDFTYHDEEEDSSLNDSYYYDYEHSICDKEAVRSFASAFLPVIYALALVVGLAGNALVVVVYTSRLRLRTLTDVCILNLAVSDLLLLFTLPFWAADAVHGWKLGSPACKLTSFLYSTNFSCGMLLLACISVDRYRAVAHNPMGRTGTRGQVKRQWLLVCVLLWAVASFLGLPELIFSTVKHSHDRMACTAVYPLHMARPAKAALELLEVTLGFLIPFLVMVVCYCWVGRALSQAAGVRRDRKWRTLRVLLAVVAVFLLTQLPYNVVKLCRAMDVIYILVTDCDVSKGLDHALQVTESLALTHACINPVLYAFIGSSFRGHVLKAAKHLGQRLKRQPRHVSEEPAVEISLNTRNQTQSQSGSDDRDTSTFTI; the protein is encoded by the coding sequence ATGATGGAAGACTTCACGTATcatgacgaagaagaagactcAAGCTTAAATGACAGTTACTACTATGACTACGAACACAGTATCTGTGACAAAGAGGCAGTGCGCTCCTTTGCCAGCGCCTTCCTCCCCGTCATCTACGCCCTGGCTCTGGTGGTTGGCCTGGCTGGGAAcgccctggtggtggtggtctaCACATCACGGTTGCGACTACGAACCCTGACTGATGTGTGCATCCTTAACCTTGCCGTGTCGGACTTGCTGCTTCTCTTCACGCTGCCCTTTTGGGCGGCTGATGCCGTTCACGGCTGGAAATTGGGTTCGCCAGCTTGCAAGCTCACCTCTTTCCTCTACAGTACCAACTTCAGCTGTGgcatgctgctgctggcgtGTATCAGCGTGGATCGCTACCGTGCTGTAGCCCATAATCCAATGGGCAGGACAGGGACGCGTGGCCAAGTAAAGAGACAATGGCTCctggtgtgtgtgctgttgtggGCTGTGGCCAGCTTTCTTGGCCTCCCTGAACTTATCTTCTCCACAGTGAAGCACTCCCATGACAGGATGGCCTGTACAGCCGTCTACCCACTCCACATGGCCCGACCTGCAAAGGCTGCCCTGGAGCTTCTGGAGGTGACCCTTGGATTCTTGATACCTTTCCTAGTCATGGTGGTGTGCTACTGCTGGGTGGGCCGTGCCCTGAGCCAGGCAGCCGGGGTGCGGAGAGACCGGAAGTGGCGCACGCTGCGAGTCCTGCTGGCCGTGGTGGCCGTGTTCCTGCTCACCCAGCTGCCCTATAACGTGGTCAAGCTCTGCCGAGCGATGGACGTCATCTACATCCTTGTGACCGACTGCGATGTCAGCAAGGGCCTGGACCATGCCCTCCAAGTGACAGAGAGCCTGGCACTGACCCACGCCTGCATCAACCCCGTCCTCTACGCCTTCATCGGATCCTCATTCAGGGGACACGTCCTCAAGGCTGCCAAGCACCTCGGACAGCGATTGAAGAGACAGCCGAGACACGTCAGCGAGGAGCCAGCGGTGGAGATCTCACTCAATACACGCAATCAAACACAATCGCAGTCTGGTTCAGACGACCGTGACACGAGCACCTTCACTATTTAA